DNA from Verrucomicrobiaceae bacterium:
CTGCCGCGACGACGAAAAAGTTCTACCGCGTGAAGTTCGGCCCCTGATCCCATATGGATCGAGTGTGGGATCAGCCGCGACGACCTGGAGGCGGTCCGCGACGGGGGCCTTTGGGTGGAGAGGATTTGCCAGGGCGCTTCGGGCCGAAACCAGTACGACCACGAGGACGCTTTTCGGAGTCGCTGTCTCTCGTAGGTGGGCCACGGCGGGCACCTGGGCCACGAGGACGCTTTTCAGAGTCGTTGTCCCGCGCAGGCGGACCACGGCGAGCACCGGGGCCGCGTGGGCGCTTTTCTGGGCCGGAATCTCTCGCAGGAGGGCCTCGGCGGGCACCTGGGCTGCGTGGGCGGCGAGGTGCTTCGTCGTCGAAAAAGTCATCTTGGCTCTCGACGCGAGCTGGGCGGCCAGCGGGTGATCTGGGGGCTCGCGGGGTTCTGGAGCCGGTTTTTTTCGGCGCGGGTCGCTCGCGTTGTGATTGGCGAGCCTCCTCGGCAAAGAAGCGTTCGACCTCTGCCGGGGTGAGCTGCTTCCAACTGCCCTTTTGCATGCCGCGTAGCTGCAACCAGCCGATGCGGATGCGGGTGAGCCGCTCGACCTCGTAGCCGAGGCCATACATCATAAGGCGAATTTGGCGTTTCAGGCCCTGTTTCAGCACCAGGTGGCAGCGGTAGGCTCCGTCCAGCCAGGCACGCTCCACTTTCGCGTGGCCCTCCTCGGTGGGCATGCCTTTGACCAGTTTTGCCATCGTGTCCTGGGTCATGGGCTGGTCCACGACCACTTCGTATTCTTTCTCTGCACCCTGGCTGGGGTGGATGATGCGGTGAGAGAGATCACCGCGATTCGTCATGAGCAGCAGGCCTTCGCTCTCTTTATCGAGCCTGCCCACATGGTGCAGGTGCTGAAAGCGGTCCGGCAGCAGGTCATAAATGGTCATGCGCTCATGCGTGTCGCCACGGGAGCAGATGTAGCCTTTGGGCTTGTTCAGGGCCAGGACGACGGGCAGCTCGGTCTTCACGGGCTTGCCATCGACGATGACTTTGTCCTCGGGCTCGACCTGGGTCGCTAGGCTGGTGATGACGTGGCCATTGATCGACACACGTCCTTCGACGATGATCTGCTCCGCACCCCTGCGAGAGGCGATGCCACACTGGCTGAGATAGCGATTGAGCCGCACGGCGGAGAGATGGGGGGGAAGCCTTACTCGGGCTTGGTTTTTGGCAGGTTCGTCGGCAGACGACCTTCTTTCCACAAACCGCGGGTTTTCAGCAGCTTCACGCGTTCACCGCGCTTCAGAACACTGCGCTTGGTGCCGACGGAGCCGGAGGTCTTGAGGCTGCGATGCTGGGACATGGTAAAATGGTGCGGACTGGGGGGTTGGTCTGAAAAAGGGCGCGGAGACTAGCCGCAGCCTGCCCGGGCGCAAGGGCTTTGTTCCGGTCGTTTCAGGTCCATGGGCCTCACAGGGGCTCTCCGGGTGGTCCAGCGGGGAAATACTTTGCCTGCCAGTGAGGCGATCTGATATGCGTTTGAGCTTTCCCAACATGAAAACGGTCTTTTTTGCCCTCCTCGCGGCCTCCAGCCTGCACGCCGCCACGCAGATCACCTGGCAGCGCCAGCAGCTCCACGGTGATTTTTACTCCGAGGGCGCCGCCATCGGCGACATCAATGGCGACGGCAAACCCGACGTCGTCGCGGGGCCGTTTTGGTGGGAAGGCCCGGCCTTTGAGAAGAAGCACGCCTACTACGAGCCGAAGATTTTTTCGATCAATGGCTACTCCGACAACTTCTTCGCCTACGTCCACGATTTCGATGCCGACAAACGGAACGACATCCTCATGCTCGGCGTTTCCGGCAAGGAAGCGCGGCTTTACCTCAATCCCGGCACGCACGACGACAAACCCTGGCCCATGCACCTCGTCGCCGATGTGGTGGACAACGAATCCCCCGTCTTCACCGACATCACCGGCGACGGCAAACCGGAGATCGTGTGCAGCACCGGAGGCAAATTCGGCTGGTTCGCCCCGAACTGGGCCAAACCGACCGAGAAATGGCCCTTCGTCGCCGTCACGGACGACATGAAGGTCGCCAAGTTCACCCACGGCCTCGGCGTCGGCGACGTGAATGGCGATGGAAAGATGGATCTGCTCGAAGCAAGACGCTGGTGGGAAGCGCCCACTGGGAACAGCGAACCGAGAACAGCGAACTGGATTCAGCACAGCTTCGCCGCTGGCATCGGCGGTGGCGCTCAGATGTTCGCGTATGATTTCGACGGCAACGGCACCAACGATGTCTTCACCGCATTGGCCGCCCATCGCTACGGCGTCGCCGTCTTCCTCCAAACCGGGAACCGCGAACCGAGAACTGCGAACTGGAACCGCATCATGCTCGCCAGCGAACAGCCGCAAGACAACGACTACGGCATCGTCTTCTCCCAGCCACACGCCGCCCACCTCGCCGACATCGACGGCGATGGCGTGAAGGACATCGTCACCGGCAAGCGCTACTGGGCGCACAACGGCCACGACCCCGACGAGCGCGGCCACCGCGTCATCTATTGGTATCAAACGAAGCGCGATGGCAAGGGCGGCGTCGATTTCGTCCCGCACCTCGTCGATGCCGAAAGCGGCGTCGGCGTCGATGTCCAGGTCGGCGACGTGAACGGCGACAC
Protein-coding regions in this window:
- a CDS encoding small basic protein; this translates as MSQHRSLKTSGSVGTKRSVLKRGERVKLLKTRGLWKEGRLPTNLPKTKPE
- a CDS encoding pseudouridine synthase, which produces MRLNRYLSQCGIASRRGAEQIIVEGRVSINGHVITSLATQVEPEDKVIVDGKPVKTELPVVLALNKPKGYICSRGDTHERMTIYDLLPDRFQHLHHVGRLDKESEGLLLMTNRGDLSHRIIHPSQGAEKEYEVVVDQPMTQDTMAKLVKGMPTEEGHAKVERAWLDGAYRCHLVLKQGLKRQIRLMMYGLGYEVERLTRIRIGWLQLRGMQKGSWKQLTPAEVERFFAEEARQSQRERPAPKKTGSRTPRAPRSPAGRPARVESQDDFFDDEAPRRPRSPGARRGPPARDSGPEKRPRGPGARRGPPARDNDSEKRPRGPGARRGPPTRDSDSEKRPRGRTGFGPKRPGKSSPPKGPRRGPPPGRRG